Proteins encoded together in one Prionailurus viverrinus isolate Anna chromosome B1, UM_Priviv_1.0, whole genome shotgun sequence window:
- the SFTPC gene encoding pulmonary surfactant-associated protein C isoform X3, translating to MDVGSKEVLIESPPVLEMSIGGPEAQQRLALSERVGTTATFSIGSTGIVVYDYQRLLIAYKPAPGTCCYIMKMAPENIPSLEALTRKFRNFQVGVCSFQVKPAVSTSKLGQEEVRDAGSASSVDLDFLGTTVSTLCGEVPLYYI from the exons ATGGATGTGGGCAGCAAGGAGGTTTTGATTGAGAGCCCGCCG GTCCTAGAGATGAGCATTGGGGGACCAGAAGCCCAGCAGCGCCTGGCCCTGAGTGAGCGTGTGGGTACCACTGCCACCTTCTCCATCGGCTCCACTGGCATTGTAGTGTATGACTACCAGCGG CTCCTGATTGCCTATAAGCCAGCCCCAGGAACCTGTTGCTACATCATGAAGATGGCTCCAGAGAACATCCCAAGTCTTGAGGCTCTCACCAGAAAGTTCCGGAACTTCCAGGTGGGTGT GTGCTCTTTCCAGGTCAAGCCTGCAGTGTCTACCTCTAAgctgggccaggaggaggtcCGTGATGCTGGCTCAGCATCCTCTGTGGACCTGGACTTCCTGGGCACCACTGTGAGCACCCTGTGTGGCGAGGTGCCCCTCTACTACATCTAG
- the SFTPC gene encoding pulmonary surfactant-associated protein C isoform X2 has protein sequence MDVGSKEVLIESPPDYSAAPRGRFSIPCCPVNLKRLLLIVVVVVLVVVVIVGALLMGLHMSQKHTEMVLEMSIGGPEAQQRLALSERVGTTATFSIGSTGIVVYDYQRLLIAYKPAPGTCCYIMKMAPENIPSLEALTRKFRNFQVGVCSFQVKPAVSTSKLGQEEVRDAGSASSVDLDFLGTTVSTLCGEVPLYYI, from the exons ATGGATGTGGGCAGCAAGGAGGTTTTGATTGAGAGCCCGCCG GACTACTCAGCAGCCCCCCGGGGCCGGTTCAGCATCCCCTGCTGCCCTGTGAACCTCAAACGCCTCCTCCTCATCGTCGTGGTGGTAGTCCTTGTGGTCGTGGTGATTGTAGGGGCCCTGCTAATGGGTCTTCACATGAGCCAGAAACACACCGAGATG GTCCTAGAGATGAGCATTGGGGGACCAGAAGCCCAGCAGCGCCTGGCCCTGAGTGAGCGTGTGGGTACCACTGCCACCTTCTCCATCGGCTCCACTGGCATTGTAGTGTATGACTACCAGCGG CTCCTGATTGCCTATAAGCCAGCCCCAGGAACCTGTTGCTACATCATGAAGATGGCTCCAGAGAACATCCCAAGTCTTGAGGCTCTCACCAGAAAGTTCCGGAACTTCCAGGTGGGTGT GTGCTCTTTCCAGGTCAAGCCTGCAGTGTCTACCTCTAAgctgggccaggaggaggtcCGTGATGCTGGCTCAGCATCCTCTGTGGACCTGGACTTCCTGGGCACCACTGTGAGCACCCTGTGTGGCGAGGTGCCCCTCTACTACATCTAG
- the SFTPC gene encoding pulmonary surfactant-associated protein C isoform X1, whose product MRGEGVCSKMDVGSKEVLIESPPDYSAAPRGRFSIPCCPVNLKRLLLIVVVVVLVVVVIVGALLMGLHMSQKHTEMVLEMSIGGPEAQQRLALSERVGTTATFSIGSTGIVVYDYQRLLIAYKPAPGTCCYIMKMAPENIPSLEALTRKFRNFQVKPAVSTSKLGQEEVRDAGSASSVDLDFLGTTVSTLCGEVPLYYI is encoded by the exons ATGAGAGGGGAAGGCGTCTGCAGCAAGATGGATGTGGGCAGCAAGGAGGTTTTGATTGAGAGCCCGCCG GACTACTCAGCAGCCCCCCGGGGCCGGTTCAGCATCCCCTGCTGCCCTGTGAACCTCAAACGCCTCCTCCTCATCGTCGTGGTGGTAGTCCTTGTGGTCGTGGTGATTGTAGGGGCCCTGCTAATGGGTCTTCACATGAGCCAGAAACACACCGAGATG GTCCTAGAGATGAGCATTGGGGGACCAGAAGCCCAGCAGCGCCTGGCCCTGAGTGAGCGTGTGGGTACCACTGCCACCTTCTCCATCGGCTCCACTGGCATTGTAGTGTATGACTACCAGCGG CTCCTGATTGCCTATAAGCCAGCCCCAGGAACCTGTTGCTACATCATGAAGATGGCTCCAGAGAACATCCCAAGTCTTGAGGCTCTCACCAGAAAGTTCCGGAACTTCCAG GTCAAGCCTGCAGTGTCTACCTCTAAgctgggccaggaggaggtcCGTGATGCTGGCTCAGCATCCTCTGTGGACCTGGACTTCCTGGGCACCACTGTGAGCACCCTGTGTGGCGAGGTGCCCCTCTACTACATCTAG